The Novipirellula aureliae sequence GAAATATTCGCGATCAATAGGGCAGCTTCTTCAGGGTTTTGACGTACTTCATCAAAACGCACGGTGGAAACGTTTGATGCTTGATCGACTAAATCGGAATAGTACTTGGTTTGCTGGCTCTCCGATGCCGAGACAGCTAGACCAGCGAGAAGTTGGCATCGAAGTTCTAAGTTTTTCCAATAGCTAAGACCTTCGGGATCACGAAGATCTTCATCCAGAAGTTGGATAGCCAACGAACGATTACCGATCTCGGCATCATCACTGTTCAACATCGAGGCATACTCGATGACAATTTCGTTGCGAGTTTGATCGCTGATTGAATCAGAATGATCCATTAGTATTTCGTAAGCCCTTTTAAGGTCGACCGCAGCGCCTCGAACATCGCCGTTCTCCTTCCGATACTTGGCTCTCCAACCCAACCATTCCACTTGCACATCGGGTGCCGCATCGTCTTGAAATTCGAGGAAGGTTTCGTTGTAGTCGTCGAGTGAGTCTTTGGGTCCACCATGTTGATAATATCGGTACTTGCAACGGGCTAGGTAGAAACTTGCTTTCATCGGATCGATCACTCCGGTTCTAGCAACCGCATTTGTGAATGCATCCACCGCTTGTTCGTAATACCGCATTTGTTCTTTCTCAGGCAGATTGCAGTAGAAAGCCAAATCTTCGCAGGCGTTACCGAGCGACAGGTAGGCGGCATTGCCGTTCTCAACATCAACGATTTCCTTTTCAAGCATCTCACAAGCGTTGATGGCACTCGATCGAGCTACCAAGAGGGTTTCCTTACGAGTATCGGTTGGCCCAAGAAATGCCGCGCTGATTAAAATATTCGCGTGTCGCCAATAGGCGTCGTAAAGCAATTCTCGGTAATCGTTTCGAGCCTCCAATTTTTCAATCGCGGTAGATAATTCATCCGCGGCGTTCTTCAATTCGGAATTGCTCGACAAGGTTCCCGATCGCAAATTCGCACGGTGATAATGCAAAAACGCCAACTGAATAGCAATCTCAGGACTGTCGGGCCATGTTTGGGTCGCCTTCGAAAGGTAAGCTTCCAGCAGGTCCAATGTTTCATGATCGTAGACCTTCCTTGATGACTCGTGCAGCTCACGAGCGAATTCAGCAGCAAGCAACCAATACTTCGTCCGTTCATCGGGAGACTTGCCGAGATCACTAGCGGCAATCGCCGCACACATTTCAAGACATCTCAGTTTTTCTTTGAAAGGATATTCCGGATCCTCATCTTTGAAGTACACGTTGGCATTGAGTGCGTGCAAACAGAATTTTTGGAGAACTTCTTTGTTGACGATGCTTGGAATGTCCCAGTCCGATCGATCCGATTTGCTACGCATAATCAGTCGCTGAACCTGTTTCATTAGCGGAGTCAAAATCTGGCTAACCAAATCACGATCGTAAGAATTGGAACCAGCAATGCCAACGTCCAAAGCGGCAACGCCCGACCGCAACAACAGCGAGACACTTTGCCCGCGGGTCGATGTCGATGCCGCCTCGTTGAGATCCAGAGCGTACTCAAAAGCCGCACGGTAGAGTTGGGCATCACTCGAGACCGCTTTTCCGGTGGCAATGGAGCTCTCTAGCCGATCTTTAAAGGGCACCAATTGGGCCTTAATCGATGCATCATTCAAACTCTTATTCTGTACCGAAAACTCAGCAATGTTCTTCAACAGTTTTTGAAGTCTCAGCTCAGCCCTGATGGTTCCAGAGTCGCTATTGTCACCTTCAAGCCACCACTGGGCTGGTTCGATATACTCAGCCCCCGCGAAACCACTGACAAAGCGGCGTTTGATAACGTCATCATCGGCAACCCCCGACGATTTGGTTGCGTAGGAGAGTAACGTTGACGCGATCCAAATACATCGGGTGGACCCCAGCTGTTCGCGAACGATGGCTGACGGATCACCTTCGCTAATGGATTTCCACGCGTTTGCTGCTTGTCGTGCATCATCATCCTGTTCCCCTAACAATCCCTTCAAGTAGTTTTGGTAGTGGTTGCTGACTAGCGACTCGTAGGGATGGAGGTCCGCTTGAAAGGATCTTTTTATGGAAGCAATTTCTGATCGGCTCAACGATCGATCTTGTAGCGTCGCATCCTCCAATTTGATGGCGGACTTGAAGAAGGCGTTGATGTTCAGCGGTTCAGAGGCATCCTGTTCCAAAACGCGGAAAAGGTCAGGATGGCGGAACGACTTAGGTCCATTAGCAACCGATGCCAGCAGCAGTAGTGTATCAAGTGCCGGTGGTCGTTTGGCTCGTGACGCATCGACAAGTAACTGGCTGGCCTGACAAAATACGATCGCTTCCTCGATACTCGCTGGAATCGGTTTCCGCAATCGCTGACCGATCATTTCGTCAAGCAAAGCTTCCATCGGTTGTTTGAAAAAATCATCATTGGAGCGATCCAATTTTTGAGACAATTCGGAAAAGAAGCGATCAGCATCATCGGGACGATTCAAATTTTGAATCATTAGGTCAAAGATGGCCAACTTATTTCGAGTCGCTTCATCAAACTCATCTTGCTTTGGAAACTTGTTGTAAGCAGTTTCCAGTTCTTTCCAGTTCTTTTGTGACGCCAGTGTTTTCAAATTGCTGAGTTCGGCATCGCTATAAATGTTGGGCCATGTTTTGCCGATCACCAAGCGTTTTTCGTTATCGGTGTCATAAGCGGTGGTCAAATCGGGAAAAAATTTCTCAGACATCTGTTTCCACCGATTCAGACACCATGCCGGTAGTGAATCCTTATCGGATTGATTGATAGCTTCTTGTGCGGATGCAATATCGTTTAAAGCCGGATCCTCCGTGTAGTGTCCTGGCTTGGCGTTGGGTACAAAATGCGTAAGCGCCAAAGCGGTCGCCGCGGTCGCGAACTGTTTTTCATCAGCGAACGTATCCGGCTGGTCGCGAAGCGACGAGCGAATTTGGTCCGCGATCGGTTCGTCGACCGCTAAGTTCTCTAAGACGGCAAATTGAAGCTTCGCAGCCAAGAGCTTTGTTTTGAAGCTCAAGCCCTTTTCGGTGGCTCGATCGATGATTCGCTCCGGCCCGTCCTGGTAGGTCGCTTCGAGTCGCTGCAGATCGTCTTGGATGTATTGGTTCTTGTCACCTAAGCCGCCGAAAGCGACTTGATCCAAGATGCCATTCAACCAGTCATCGCAGGCGTTCGACGCAAGCGTTTCAATCGATTGTTTTAGTTCAGGGTCGGAGAGCGTACTTGGCAGAGCACTTTGTGATTCCTCAATGACTTTGCGCAGCGGATCGAGATGGAGAATGAATTTGTCGGATTCGTTGCTCGCTTGAAAACCCTTGAATTGCTCGAACGCATATTTTGCTTTTTCAAATCGGTCCTTGGCAATTTGGCCACCATCAAAACCGAAGAACGAATCG is a genomic window containing:
- a CDS encoding protein kinase domain-containing protein — protein: MSYSQENAQMLHGQRNQYQTGQEIVPGYTLVRPLGSGMAGSVWIARAAGGTHVALKIVPLEKVGGRKELSALRTLRNVRQPNLCPVHGFWTKDSEGRLLAEGETEAINPDSSLFFPSPAQRTPATHPPAQPSPSPPSQQPPSGTMAIGSQGEFRPPEAKETVTPFGGDQPKAEELIVVMGLGDCTLYDRLQQVRVEAGIPVGTNDISYGLDAAETIRYLRASARAIDLLNQEHSIYHCDIKPQNILLVGGEAQVCDFGLAHKFEGDMRTTRQAFASPAYAAPEVLQGRTYSRSVDQYSLAITYFELRTGLLPFDMTTEANIALAKCTGKLELNQLASPERKVLRRAMEVDPMKRFPSCTDFIDALAIANGVDRRGGITPLKLLVATILLAASTGGGLWAWRTLDRRSYDSFFGFDGGQIAKDRFEKAKYAFEQFKGFQASNESDKFILHLDPLRKVIEESQSALPSTLSDPELKQSIETLASNACDDWLNGILDQVAFGGLGDKNQYIQDDLQRLEATYQDGPERIIDRATEKGLSFKTKLLAAKLQFAVLENLAVDEPIADQIRSSLRDQPDTFADEKQFATAATALALTHFVPNAKPGHYTEDPALNDIASAQEAINQSDKDSLPAWCLNRWKQMSEKFFPDLTTAYDTDNEKRLVIGKTWPNIYSDAELSNLKTLASQKNWKELETAYNKFPKQDEFDEATRNKLAIFDLMIQNLNRPDDADRFFSELSQKLDRSNDDFFKQPMEALLDEMIGQRLRKPIPASIEEAIVFCQASQLLVDASRAKRPPALDTLLLLASVANGPKSFRHPDLFRVLEQDASEPLNINAFFKSAIKLEDATLQDRSLSRSEIASIKRSFQADLHPYESLVSNHYQNYLKGLLGEQDDDARQAANAWKSISEGDPSAIVREQLGSTRCIWIASTLLSYATKSSGVADDDVIKRRFVSGFAGAEYIEPAQWWLEGDNSDSGTIRAELRLQKLLKNIAEFSVQNKSLNDASIKAQLVPFKDRLESSIATGKAVSSDAQLYRAAFEYALDLNEAASTSTRGQSVSLLLRSGVAALDVGIAGSNSYDRDLVSQILTPLMKQVQRLIMRSKSDRSDWDIPSIVNKEVLQKFCLHALNANVYFKDEDPEYPFKEKLRCLEMCAAIAASDLGKSPDERTKYWLLAAEFARELHESSRKVYDHETLDLLEAYLSKATQTWPDSPEIAIQLAFLHYHRANLRSGTLSSNSELKNAADELSTAIEKLEARNDYRELLYDAYWRHANILISAAFLGPTDTRKETLLVARSSAINACEMLEKEIVDVENGNAAYLSLGNACEDLAFYCNLPEKEQMRYYEQAVDAFTNAVARTGVIDPMKASFYLARCKYRYYQHGGPKDSLDDYNETFLEFQDDAAPDVQVEWLGWRAKYRKENGDVRGAAVDLKRAYEILMDHSDSISDQTRNEIVIEYASMLNSDDAEIGNRSLAIQLLDEDLRDPEGLSYWKNLELRCQLLAGLAVSASESQQTKYYSDLVDQASNVSTVRFDEVRQNPEEAALLIANISLYVRKAGFAQRYGGDPIVDRDKAWKCLQDLESNVKQKVESIPRAKAYIAFLSANAKSLSQESLGSRVNQYLQVFDATQDVGLDTQFLHQMRLVVLNQFHPLFFAVQGRKSEVMQIVRSSKSEIDSDKLGQQIELLERSRELSRVDEDDIRYVKQIYL